The proteins below come from a single Plantactinospora sp. KBS50 genomic window:
- a CDS encoding BTAD domain-containing putative transcriptional regulator, whose amino-acid sequence MDGASAISVRTLGAFELCFGDRPVERWKAGKSRSLFQFLLLRPGCTVPRSVLYEALWPEVPWSKNSSSLKVAAHMLRTILEQSQDQCPDTGAGLRLLTRESGYVLETDWVRVDFEEFVRRADQAHAAQRRDDRVRAAALYRQAVAHYQGDFLPDVSYEWAGVEREWLRSRFLCALAFLTEVDIEAGDHVGVIRWCRRMLEAERLHEETYRALILVHAHLGQLTQVHRWYRLCAGLLRDHLQTSPDLATQRLYARAIRGEFTGRPLDLRDWRCELRPVGAGIAA is encoded by the coding sequence GTGGATGGAGCATCGGCGATATCGGTCCGCACCCTGGGTGCCTTCGAACTCTGCTTCGGCGACCGACCGGTGGAGCGGTGGAAGGCCGGCAAGTCCCGCAGCCTGTTCCAGTTCCTGCTGCTGCGGCCCGGCTGCACCGTCCCGCGCAGCGTCCTCTACGAGGCGCTGTGGCCCGAGGTGCCCTGGTCGAAGAACTCCAGTTCGCTGAAGGTGGCCGCGCACATGCTGCGCACCATCCTGGAACAGAGCCAGGACCAGTGCCCGGACACCGGGGCCGGACTGCGGCTGTTGACCCGCGAGTCCGGGTACGTCCTGGAGACCGACTGGGTCCGCGTGGACTTCGAGGAGTTCGTCCGCCGGGCCGACCAGGCGCACGCCGCGCAACGGCGCGACGACCGGGTCCGCGCCGCCGCCCTGTACCGCCAGGCGGTCGCCCACTACCAGGGCGACTTTCTCCCGGACGTCAGCTACGAGTGGGCCGGCGTCGAGCGGGAGTGGCTGCGCAGCCGGTTCCTGTGCGCGCTGGCCTTCCTCACCGAGGTGGACATCGAGGCCGGCGATCACGTCGGCGTGATCCGCTGGTGCCGGCGGATGCTGGAGGCCGAGCGGCTGCACGAGGAGACGTACCGGGCGCTCATCCTGGTACACGCCCACCTCGGCCAGCTCACCCAGGTCCACCGCTGGTACCGGCTCTGCGCCGGCCTGCTCCGGGACCACCTGCAGACCAGCCCGGACCTGGCCACCCAGCGGCTGTACGCGCGGGCGATCCGTGGCGAGTTCACCGGCCGCCCGTTGGACCTGCGCGACTGGCGGTGCGAACTGCGCCCGGTCGGCGCCGGCATCGCCGCCTGA
- a CDS encoding PhpK family radical SAM P-methyltransferase gives MDRLDCVVIGYNEGDFGDYQVMCERAGPGTPEYQIMRSEHLVVDDQAMPWLDAFSRLRNRATGRNDRYHVGEVFNLASLYLTSYLRKRGLRAEPVSLFSGERDRLAELLAQRPAVVAITTTFYVNILPVGPIVEYVRELSPTSHIVVGGPLIDNLLLSGLTPTVEDLLYAMGADSYIQESQGELSLAQLCQAVGAGGDLDAVSNLLHCPEGAWVRTRRRPESNDLDECSIDWAGFGPDLIGVTAQLRTARSCAFKCSFCDYPTRAGALTTASVDTVRAELRALAELGVQNIVFVDDTFNVPPKRFKELCRMMMEEDLGLRWYSYFRCSNARDEESFDLAARSGCAGVFLGIESGDGDVLANMHKLAQDSQYRTGIARLKERGITTFASMIVGFPGETEKTVGNTIDFLNETAPDLWRAQAWWANPRSPVYQQKELLGIEGEGYTWSHYSMSSKEAADLTDEMFRRVTESVWLPLYDFDFWSLPYLHGKGVETADLTALLRTTQQIIGIRNQGGDPAGLTELERRFATEVAALSVAPARFSF, from the coding sequence ATGGATCGTCTCGACTGCGTGGTGATCGGCTACAACGAAGGCGACTTCGGCGATTACCAGGTCATGTGCGAGCGTGCCGGCCCCGGCACGCCCGAATACCAGATCATGCGCTCCGAGCACCTGGTGGTCGACGACCAGGCGATGCCGTGGCTGGACGCGTTCAGCCGGCTGCGCAACCGAGCCACCGGTCGCAACGACCGCTACCACGTGGGCGAGGTCTTCAACCTGGCCTCCCTCTACCTGACCAGCTACCTGCGCAAGCGCGGGCTCCGGGCGGAACCGGTGTCGCTGTTCAGCGGGGAACGCGACCGGCTCGCCGAGTTGCTGGCGCAGCGGCCCGCGGTCGTGGCGATCACCACGACGTTCTACGTCAACATTCTGCCGGTCGGCCCGATCGTGGAGTACGTGCGGGAACTCTCGCCGACCAGTCACATCGTGGTCGGCGGCCCGCTCATCGACAACCTGCTGCTGTCCGGCCTCACCCCCACGGTCGAGGACCTGCTGTACGCGATGGGCGCCGACTCCTACATCCAGGAGTCGCAGGGCGAGCTGAGCCTCGCCCAGCTCTGCCAGGCGGTGGGCGCGGGCGGCGACCTCGACGCGGTGAGCAACCTGCTGCACTGCCCGGAGGGCGCCTGGGTACGGACCCGGCGCCGGCCGGAGAGCAACGACCTCGACGAGTGCTCGATCGACTGGGCCGGCTTCGGTCCCGACCTGATCGGCGTCACCGCGCAGCTGCGCACGGCCCGCAGCTGCGCCTTCAAGTGCAGCTTCTGCGACTACCCGACCCGGGCGGGCGCGCTGACGACCGCCTCGGTGGACACCGTCCGGGCCGAGCTGCGGGCGCTGGCCGAACTCGGCGTCCAGAACATCGTCTTCGTGGACGACACCTTCAACGTCCCGCCCAAGCGGTTCAAGGAACTGTGCCGGATGATGATGGAGGAGGACCTCGGCCTGCGCTGGTACTCCTACTTCCGCTGCTCCAACGCCCGGGACGAGGAGTCGTTCGACCTGGCCGCGCGCAGCGGCTGCGCCGGGGTGTTCCTGGGCATCGAGTCCGGCGACGGCGACGTGCTGGCCAACATGCACAAACTGGCCCAGGACAGCCAGTACCGCACCGGCATCGCCCGGCTCAAGGAGCGCGGCATCACCACGTTCGCCTCGATGATCGTGGGCTTCCCCGGCGAGACCGAGAAGACTGTGGGCAACACGATCGACTTCCTCAACGAGACCGCGCCCGACCTGTGGCGGGCACAGGCGTGGTGGGCCAACCCGCGCTCGCCGGTGTACCAGCAGAAGGAACTGCTCGGCATCGAGGGCGAGGGCTACACCTGGTCGCACTACAGCATGTCCTCCAAGGAGGCGGCCGACCTCACGGACGAGATGTTCAGGCGGGTCACCGAGTCGGTGTGGCTGCCGCTCTACGACTTCGACTTCTGGTCGCTGCCGTACCTGCACGGCAAGGGCGTCGAGACGGCCGACCTGACGGCGCTGCTGCGCACCACCCAGCAGATCATCGGTATCCGCAACCAGGGCGGCGACCCGGCCGGGCTCACCGAACTGGAGCGGCGGTTCGCCACCGAGGTCGCGGCGCTGTCGGTGGCACCGGCCCGGTTCAGCTTCTGA